The Dehalococcoidia bacterium genome includes a window with the following:
- the gltX gene encoding glutamate--tRNA ligase gives MTVRVRYAPSPTGEPHVGNIRSALFNWLFARSMNGKFIVRIEDTDQGRLVPGALDSILNALEWLGLDWDEGPEKDGGFGPYVQSQRLHIYREHADWLIQQDKAYYCYCSSERLAEMRTMQQSKGQRPGYDRHCRQKGGDKINESANPPVIRFKMPYSGTITVSDYVRGGVSFEANLLDDFILMKSDGFPTYHLANIVDDHLMEISHVMRAEEWLPSAPRHQELYKAFGYEMPCLVHLPIILGPDRSKLSKRHGATSVLQFRDTGYLPEAMVNFLALLGWSLDDSTEIFSINDLIQHFSIDRILASPSVFNHEKLDWFNGQYIRQLNNQDLAQAVLPWLIDGSSKNSSFYKAVNIEYLESIVPLERERLKVLSEAPELFSFFFNDDLGYDKNQLIQKGMDLVSTKTALNAAYDLINNADNWDIETLENAFRLLAQTLEIKTGQLFGSIRVAITGRTAAPPLFDTIHALGKQRCIERIHKAKECL, from the coding sequence ATGACCGTTCGTGTACGCTACGCACCCAGCCCAACCGGAGAACCTCACGTAGGAAATATTAGATCCGCTCTATTCAATTGGCTCTTTGCCCGCAGCATGAATGGGAAATTCATCGTAAGGATTGAAGACACTGATCAAGGGAGGCTAGTGCCAGGTGCTTTAGATTCGATATTAAATGCTCTGGAGTGGCTAGGACTCGACTGGGATGAAGGCCCAGAAAAAGATGGTGGTTTTGGTCCTTATGTGCAATCCCAACGCTTACACATCTACCGTGAGCATGCAGATTGGTTGATTCAGCAAGATAAGGCCTATTACTGCTACTGCAGTTCGGAACGCCTAGCTGAAATGCGAACTATGCAACAGTCCAAGGGCCAACGACCAGGCTATGACAGGCATTGTCGTCAAAAGGGGGGAGATAAAATAAATGAGAGCGCTAATCCCCCTGTAATCAGGTTTAAAATGCCCTATAGCGGAACCATCACTGTTAGTGATTACGTTCGTGGAGGTGTGAGTTTCGAAGCTAATTTATTAGACGATTTCATTCTAATGAAATCCGACGGATTTCCGACTTACCACTTAGCAAATATCGTAGATGATCATCTAATGGAAATTAGTCATGTAATGAGGGCGGAAGAATGGCTACCCAGTGCGCCACGCCATCAAGAATTGTATAAAGCATTTGGTTATGAAATGCCTTGCCTTGTACACCTCCCAATAATCTTAGGCCCTGACAGATCCAAATTAAGTAAGCGTCATGGAGCTACCTCAGTTTTGCAATTTCGTGATACTGGCTATCTTCCAGAAGCAATGGTCAATTTTCTCGCATTACTAGGGTGGTCATTGGACGATTCTACCGAAATATTTTCAATTAATGATCTAATACAACATTTCTCCATAGATAGGATCCTTGCCAGCCCGTCTGTATTTAATCACGAGAAATTAGATTGGTTTAATGGTCAATACATAAGGCAACTTAATAATCAGGATTTAGCGCAAGCAGTGCTTCCTTGGTTGATAGACGGAAGTAGCAAAAACAGCTCCTTTTACAAAGCAGTCAATATTGAATACCTAGAATCGATTGTTCCACTCGAGCGTGAACGATTGAAAGTGCTATCTGAAGCCCCTGAATTATTCTCTTTCTTCTTCAATGACGATTTGGGTTACGATAAGAATCAACTTATCCAGAAAGGAATGGATTTAGTTTCGACTAAAACAGCGTTAAATGCTGCTTATGATTTGATAAACAACGCAGATAACTGGGATATTGAAACACTAGAAAATGCTTTCAGGCTATTAGCCCAAACATTAGAGATTAAAACTGGGCAATTATTTGGGAGCATCAGAGTTGCCATCACCGGAAGAACGGCGGCACCACCATTGTTTGATACTATTCACGCATTAGGAAAACAGCGTTGTATCGAAAGAATACATAAAGCAAAAGAGTGCCTATAA